The following are from one region of the Stanieria cyanosphaera PCC 7437 genome:
- a CDS encoding DUF3598 family protein, with protein sequence MLSQWDCLLKNLGEWQGSFTRLSPQGEETEDTPTIVTLEGKNNNKTVHQVVRYLPANEPPRDLVLEYSSLNTTILFFENGAFSQGSMQWAPYSNFGGEFGLIESDRRLRMVQLYNTSSQLDRVVLIREKLPNSNTPERPPLTIEQLLGQWQGEAVTMYRDLRNPDTFTTHLKIEQQDSSHISQQLSFNNQTVTSQARIENSRLLFESGSLPIQILMLSDGASCNCPLEIKSGHNFVLEMGWLLEPNLRQRIIRSYNDKGNWVNCTLVTEKKI encoded by the coding sequence ATGCTTTCTCAATGGGATTGTTTGTTAAAAAATCTAGGGGAATGGCAAGGTTCATTTACTCGTCTGTCACCGCAGGGAGAAGAAACAGAAGACACGCCGACAATAGTTACTTTGGAAGGAAAAAATAATAATAAAACGGTTCATCAAGTTGTCCGTTATCTTCCTGCTAACGAACCGCCCCGCGATCTAGTTTTAGAATATAGTAGTCTTAATACTACTATTTTGTTTTTTGAAAATGGGGCTTTTTCCCAAGGGTCAATGCAGTGGGCCCCCTATAGTAATTTTGGTGGTGAATTTGGTCTAATTGAAAGCGATCGCCGTTTGCGAATGGTTCAGCTTTATAATACATCTAGTCAATTGGACCGCGTGGTTTTAATTAGAGAAAAACTACCTAACAGCAATACTCCCGAAAGACCACCCTTAACAATCGAACAGTTGTTAGGACAATGGCAAGGAGAAGCGGTGACAATGTATCGCGATCTCAGAAATCCTGATACTTTTACTACTCATTTAAAAATAGAACAACAGGATAGTAGTCACATTAGCCAACAATTATCTTTTAATAATCAAACAGTTACTTCTCAAGCAAGAATTGAAAATTCTCGACTTCTATTTGAATCAGGTAGTTTACCTATTCAAATTTTGATGTTATCTGATGGTGCATCTTGTAACTGTCCGTTGGAAATTAAATCAGGTCATAATTTTGTTTTAGAGATGGGATGGTTATTAGAACCGAATCTACGCCAAAGAATTATTCGCAGCTATAACGACAAAGGCAATTGGGTTAATTGTACTTTAGTTACAGAAAAAAAAATTTGA